GGTGGCATCTCGAGCGACTCGTAACGAATCGCTTCGATCAGCAAACTTTCGTCCGGCTTACCGGCAACGATTGCAGCTCCCGATTCGCCACCTTGCTGCAGTGAAGCATGGGTATCTAAGCGTAACTCTCCCTTGTGTTTATCTCCCGCATGACAGCCGTGGCAATGCTCGACGAAGATCGGACGGACCTTGCTTTCGAAGAAGGCGATCGCTTCGCTCGAGGGCTCGGGCGAGGCGGCGTAGGTCGTCGATGTCAGCAGGCAGACGAGGATCGCCAGCGGGGCGATGCATCGTCGCTTCTGGAGTCGAGCGGCAGAGGGCATGCGTGGAGTTTCCTTCCCACGTGGGAGCAAAGTCGCCAAGGAGCGATCGATCAGCGCGAGCCTCGGAAGGGCCGCTCCATGATCCATCGGAACATACTTGTGCAAACTTTGATGGTATCCCGCCCGCTGCGCACCGTCAACGAAAACTGACCCGAAATGGGCCAGTCGGAAGGTGTGTTATAGGGGCCAAAACTCGCGCAAAAGCGCAACATGCGCGAGTTCACGCGCGCCCCTCGCTGGAAGTCCTTTAACCTCGCCCTTAGCCTCGGTTGGCGGCGAGCCAGCGGAGCTCGTCGGCGATCCCATCAGCGAGTGCCCCGCGCCGGAGCTCGTCGGGAAGCACACCCCAGGCATAGGTCTCGACCTCGAAGTGCTCGCAGGTCGACATTTCACGCGCTGCTGTTAACGCCTCGCGGATATCCGACTGCGACGTGCTGAGGTAGCCGAAGCAAGGCAGGAAAATCGGTACGTGGAAGTGCGTCCGCCAGCAGCCGGTCAGGTTGTGACGCTCGGCGGCAATCGCTTCCGCCAGATCGGTGTAGAGGACGCGCTTCCCTTCGCGCATCACGGTGGTTTGATGCAGGTAGCGAGGTTCGTGAAAGGCAGCCAGTTGCTCGAGCGCCGCTTCGCGCTCGCCACCGGCCAGACGATCGAAGTCGAGAATCACTGCCGACGAGACTTGCATCTTGCCGACTTCAATGCCTGCGTCGCGATATAAACGAAAGGCTTCGCGCTGCGGCTCGAACATCACCGCCGAATGGCAGACGTCGTGACAGATCCGCAAGTGACGCCGCACCAAATCGTCGTCGGCGCTGCCGAGCAGATGCGTTTGAAAGAACTCGACCATGTCGGTCGCTTCGTCGAGCAAGCAACCTGGCTCGGGCTCGATGCAAACCGACATCAGCCGACCGGTGCGCTGTTCGATGCCAGCGAGATGCCGCGCGACGGTCCGCAGATGTTCGCCGGCGATCTGCAGCTGCTCGTCACCCACCTCAGGCGTAGGCCAGCCGAGCGGCAAGGTCGAGATGCTTCCATACTCACCCGGCTCGAGCAGTTCGTCGAGAATATCGGCGAGCAGGCAGGTGTAGTCGAGTCGTTCTCGATCCCACCAGGTCGGTTTGTAAACTTCGTGCTTGACGACAGGCTGATGAAAATCGCCGTAGGGAAAACCGTTCACGGTGTAGGGCTTCAAACCATTCTCGCGCAGCCAAGTGCGGAACTCGGCAACGCCATCGGTCTCGCGCAGCTGCTGTGCCACTGGCGCGCTCATCCAGAGCCCCACCCCCATCATCTGTGTAGGAGCAAATTTTTCGCGCACCTGCACAGCATACTTCTCAAGACTTTCGCGCATCCCCGCGAGGCCATGACCTGCGTGTACGTTGGTGCAATATCCAATGCTCGATGCCGCCGCAACTTGTTTCCCCGCAACCCGCGTGATCATTTCCGGTCGTAGCTTTCTTCGAAGTGGAGGGCGACATCACTTGTCGCCAGTCTGAATTGTAATCCAACAGAGTCGCAAGCGTTAATGGCCTGACTGAAGGTTGCTCGGCGTTTATCTATCGAGCAATGTTATGTATTTCTGGGGGTGCTATTGGCAGCTCAACATGATTGTCGTCGTTACGTGCTCAACATTGCTGGGCAAGCCAGCAGTGCCACCCCGTTTTCAATGATATTCATCGTTAGTCGAAGTACTACTTATAGCTTGGCTCGATTTATCGGAGCAGCGGCTGAACCACCTTGCCCCCTTGATCGGTAAGGCGCACGTCGAGCCCCTTGAAGGGGACGACCAGTTTTTTGTGATCGAAGCCAAACAGGTGCAGAATCGTCGCGTGAAAGTCGTTCATGTGGACCGGATTTTCGACGACGCTCCAGCCGATCTCGTCGGTCTTGCCGTAGACCGTTCCCCCTTTGATGCCACCCCCGGCCATCCACAAACTGAAGGCGAACGGATGATGGTCGCGCCCTGCTTTTTCGGGCATTTTTCCGCCCCGATTCTCGGCCAATGGGGTGCGACCAAATTCGCTGGCAAACACCACCAGCGTATCATCGAGCATCCCGCGCTGCTTCAGATCTTTGAGGAGTGCTGCCATCGGCTGATCGGCCATGCTGGTGCAGTAGGCAAGTTCGTCATCGAGATTGCTATGGTGATCCCACGATGAGTGGACGAGCGTCACAAACCGGACGCCGCGCTCGACCATTCGCCGCGCGAGCAAACAGTTGCGAGCAAAACGCTGATGCACATCGGGACCACCGCCGCGACTGCTCTTGATGCTCGGCTCGGGGCGATCGCAGCCATACATGTCGAGTGTGGCCTGCGTCTCTTGACTCAGGTCGACCAGTTCCGGCGCTGCCGACTGCATCCGAAACGCCAGTTCATAGGCCGCGATGCGGCTCGCGATTTCGCCATCTCCAGCTTCGGCCAGATGCTGCGCGTTGAGCTCCGAGAGCGCTTGGAGATCGCGCGATTGCATCTCCTGGGTGACACCTGCGGGACTGGCCAGATTGAGAACCGGAGTCCCTTTGTCGCGAAACAGCACCCCTTGATAGGTCGACGGCAGAAAACCGCTCGACCAGTTCGAGACCCCCGCGCTCCCACCACGACCTGCGGTAAGAACCACATAGCCGGGCAAGTTCGCGCTTTCGCTCCCGAGGCCATAAGTGAGCCACGAGCCTACCGAAGGACGACCAAACCGAGGGACACCACTCATCAGCATCAGCTGCGCGGGATGATGATTAAACGCATCGGTGTGCATCGAACGGACGAGGGCAATGTCGTCGGCACACTGGCCGATATGCGGCAGATAGTCGGAAAGCTCCATGCCACACTCGCCATGCGCGGTGAACTTGCGTGGGCTCCCCCAGAGGACAGCGGTCTCTTTTTTGATGAACGCGAAACGGACTTTCTCGGTCATCGAGTCGGGGAGCTTTTCCCCGTGCATCGCTTGCAGTTTCGGCTTGGGATCGTAGAGGTCGATATGGCTCGGCGCACCTTCCGGTAGAAAGAAGATGCACCGTTTGGCTTTGGGAGCAAAGTGAGGTGGTTTCGGAGCCAAAGGATCATGCGCACGATCGACCGATTCGTCGGCCAGTGCGCCATGCTCGCGCAGCAGCGAAGCGAGCGCAAGCAGGCCGATCCCCGACGCGCTGCTGGTGAAAAACTGGCGTCGCGCGAGATCGATTTGCTTTTCTAGCGGCAAGGGGCTGTGCATCGACGGTTACTCCCGCGTCATGAATTGATCGAGATTCAGCATCACCCGCGATGCATGGTGCCACGCCTCTTGCTCGGCCCGCTGCGGATCGTGACCTGCCGCCAAACTGGCGGTTCGCTGCGCGTCGACAAGCTTGGCGAGGGTCGCCGCTTCACTCGACGACGCTGGTCGCGCCAGGCAAATCAGCACGAGTCGATCGATCCGCTGCCGCTCGATCTGCTCGGCGAGTGGCGCATCACCAGCTTCTGTTTTGGACGACTCAGCGGCTGGTACATCGCGCTGCACGCGCCGCGCGAGCCCGGCAGCGGCTTCGTAGAAAACCGGGTCGTTAAACAGGGTGAGCGCTTGCAGCGGCGTGTTGCTGATTTGCCGACGTGGAGAGGTTTCGTTCGAGTCGGGACAGTCGAACGTCATCAACATCGGATAGGGGCTCGTCCGCTGAAAAAACGTGTACATTCCCCGGCGATAACGATCGCTGCCGGTCGATTCGGTCCACTTGGCACTCCCGGCATACGTGAGGCTGGCATACTCGGCTGGCTGAGGCGGACGAACACTCGCGCCACCAATCTGTGTCGCCAAATCACCCGCCGCAGCGAGCGAAATATCGCGAATCAGTTCCGCTTCAATCCGCCTTCGCACTTGCCGCGCCAGGAGGCTGTTATCAGGATCGATCGCCATGAGTTCTGGCCGCGCAACACTACTTTGGCGATAGGTGTGCGACCGCATGATGGTCCGGAGCAAATGCTTGAGACTCCAGTCGTGCTCGATGAAATCAGCAGCAAGCGCGTCGAGTAGTTCGGGATGCGTCGGTGGCGATCCTTGTTTGCCGAAATCGTCGCTCGAAGTGACGAGCCCTTTGCCAAACAGATGCAGCCAGACACGATTCACCAGCACCCGCGCCACCAGCGGGCTGGCATCGCTGGTCATCCAGTGGGCCAAATCGATCCGGTCGGCTGTGCTGCCGCGCGGTGAGAGTTTTGGCAGCGCGGCTGGAGTCCCCGGCTGCACCACATCGCCGGGGGAAAGAAAATCGCCACGAATGTGCAGCCGCGTTTCGCGCGGCGCTTTGCGCTCGACGAGCGATTGCACTTTCGCTTCGATTCGAAGCGCGGGACGCTTCGCGCGGTGATCGGCGATTTCTTTCGCAAGTTTCGCACGCTCCGCATCATTGTCGCGCACATGCTGCGCCATCACCTCGCGGTCAGCATCGCTCCGAGCTGCGGCGTCACGAGCCAGAATCGCCCGCAGATTTTCCGGTAACTTTTCGAGCAGTTTTTCGTCCGTCTTGGTCGACGTTTCCCAGCGCTCGATGGCCAATGCAAGTTGCTCGGCATCCCATTGAGCTAGATCGCTTTCGAGCTTCTTCAGACGTTTTTCGTAAGCATGCATCGCCTTGGCGAGCTGCTCCTGATCGCTCGCGCGCGGAACATCGGGATTCACTTCATCGGCGCTGTTAAACATCGCGTAGAGCGAAAAATATTCGCGCTGCGTGATCGGATCGTACTTGTGCGTATGACACTGCGCGCACCCCACCGTGAGCCCTAGAAAAACCGAACCGACTGTATTAATCCGGTCGACTGTCTTCTTGGTCCGATCCTCTTCTGGATCGATTCCCCCTTCGGCGTTGTGCAGCGTGTTGCGATGAAATCCACTCGCGATGGTCCCTTGCGGATCGGCAGGTGTCGCGAGCATATCTCCGGCGATTTGCAGCTGCGCGAATTGATCGAACGGCAGATCGCTGTTGAGCGACTCGATCACCCAGTCGCGATAGCGAAACGCAAACTCGCGCGGCTTATCTTTTTCGTAGCCATCGCTGTCGGCATACCGGGCCAGATCGAGCCAGTGTCGTCCCCACCGCTCCCCAAAATGAGGCGAGGCGAGCAAGCGATCGAGCAACTGCTCGTAGGCATCCGGCGCCGTGCTGCTGGTGAACTTCGCTGCTTCTTCCGGCGTCGGCAGCAGACCGAGCAGGTCGAAGTAGACGCGCCGCAGCTGCGTGTGCTTCGGGGCTGCTGGTGCAGGTGCGATCTTCTCCCGCGCCAGGCGCTGCTGAACCCAGTCGTCGATAAAGTTCTCGCGCGCTGCTCCCCTGCCTGCGAGCAACTGCTGATCAACCTCGTGCACCACGAGCGGCTGCCAGGCCCAGTGATCGCTGCCAACCGGCTTGGTTGCGTCGCTTTGCGGCCATGTGGCCCCCTCGTCGATCCAGCGTCGAATGAGAGCCACCTCGCCAGCAGAAAGTGGTTTACCTTTCCCCTCCGGCGGCATCTGCTCTAGTTCGTCGTCGCTTCCATCAAGGACTCGTGCCAGGCGACTATCGGCCGACTTACCCGCCGCGATCACCGGGCCGAGATCGCCACCCATCATGGCCCGCGCTCGATCGTCGAGCCGCAGCCCCGATTCTTGTACCTCGCTGCCGTGGCACGAATAGCACGACCGCCTCAGCAGCGGCTCGATCTCTCGGGCATAGTCGACCTTGGGGAGGGCGCTCTGCGATGGCTCCTCGGCTGAACTGGTCCCCGCATAGGTGGCCAAGAGCATGGCCACAAGGAGCGCGAGGGGCCGATGCAGCGAGTGATTCAGTGGAGAAGTCATGCATTGGCCTCCAACTAGGCCAGCGAGCCGTGGGCGGGGCGCGGAAGGCCCCAGGCTCGGAAGGTCCAAGTGGCTGGTGGGACGTGCAAGCGGCAGGAGGCTTTGAATCTAAGCTCTAGCCCCCTCAGGGGTCAAATGCGGGAGTTCAGATTCCCGTTAAAGAGCTTCCGGCCTCTTGGCGCCCGATCGCAATTGGTCGATCACCCCCACGATGATCCCCGACACAATCACCACGATTCCCCAGGCGAGCGATTCCCAGGTGAGCAGCTCGGTGATGGCGTAGGAAAACGACGAATACGACATCAAGAGACTGGAAATCACGAAGATCGGCACCACCAGCCAGACTAGCGGGGTGCGATAGAGCGAGGCCTCGGGAAAGCGATAGCGGAGCATCGGCAGCGACAGGCCAATGATCGCAAAGAAGCCCCAAAAGAAGGGGCCCGTGAAGCAAACCAACCGCTCGAACCCTTTGTCGTAGAGTCCAAACGCGATCACCATCGCCACGGTCGCCAGCCCTTGAATCCAGAGCGAACGTCGCGGCACACCCCGCTCGGCTTCCCACGATCCGAGCCAGCCGAGCAGCGGATGCTCGTTGCCCAAAGCAAAAGAAACGCGCGATCCGGTGAGGATCATGCCGTGAATTGCCCCGAGGCAGCTGACACAAATCAGCACGCTGATGATCACACTTCCGGCGCTCCCAAAGCGTGTGGCGAGCACATCGGCCGCGATGCTCGGCGAGCTGTACATTGCCGTTCCGAGCGCTCGAAAGAAGGCAAAATTCACCAGCAGATAAATGACCGCCACCGCGATCGTCCCCAGCACCAAGGCCCGGGAGATATTACGTTTGGGATCGCGCACCTCGGCAGCGACGTACGACATGTCGCTCCAGCCTCCGTAGGCGAACATCACAAACACCATGGCCAGCGCGATGCCGGGCATCGGCGCGGGGGCAAGCGACTCGGGAGCCACCGTTTGCATCACAGGCCAAGGGCTCGTGAGGCCGATCAGCACCACTGCCGAGAGCCCAACCACTTTGGCGAGCGTCAGCAGGTTTTGCGTCCATTTACCCGCCTGAATGCCGACGACATTCAGCACGGTCAGGACCAAGATCGAGCCGGCAGCAACACCGACGGTCGCCAGCTTGCTGGTCCCAATCGGAATGATTTTGCTGGCGTAGGTGGCGAGCACAAACGAGATCGCGCCGACATTACCGGGGCGAATGATCCAGAACTCGACCCAGGCAAACGCAAAGCCTGCCCAGCGACCGAACGCTTTCCGCAGGAACAAATAGTTGCCACCCGCTTCGGAATGATTGGTGGCGATTTCGGCGTAGCACAAGGCTCCGGCCAAAGCCACAATCGCGCCGGCTCCCCAAATCAGCCCGATTGCCGCGAGCCCCCAAAACCACTGGTCGGCGGAGGTAAGTTCGGCACTGGCGAGCTGCTCAGGCTGGTAAAACCACCGGAGCAAATCGCGCAGCGTAAACGCCGCGATGCTGGGGGCTTTCTCGTAAATCGCCGAGCCGATGATGATCCCGAGAATGATCGACGTGGAATCGACCAGCGACAGCTGCGCGCGAGCGGCGGCTGTTGAATCCTGGGTCGGTTGGGTCTCGGGCGATGCG
This window of the Pirellula staleyi DSM 6068 genome carries:
- a CDS encoding amino acid permease: MDASPETQPTQDSTAAARAQLSLVDSTSIILGIIIGSAIYEKAPSIAAFTLRDLLRWFYQPEQLASAELTSADQWFWGLAAIGLIWGAGAIVALAGALCYAEIATNHSEAGGNYLFLRKAFGRWAGFAFAWVEFWIIRPGNVGAISFVLATYASKIIPIGTSKLATVGVAAGSILVLTVLNVVGIQAGKWTQNLLTLAKVVGLSAVVLIGLTSPWPVMQTVAPESLAPAPMPGIALAMVFVMFAYGGWSDMSYVAAEVRDPKRNISRALVLGTIAVAVIYLLVNFAFFRALGTAMYSSPSIAADVLATRFGSAGSVIISVLICVSCLGAIHGMILTGSRVSFALGNEHPLLGWLGSWEAERGVPRRSLWIQGLATVAMVIAFGLYDKGFERLVCFTGPFFWGFFAIIGLSLPMLRYRFPEASLYRTPLVWLVVPIFVISSLLMSYSSFSYAITELLTWESLAWGIVVIVSGIIVGVIDQLRSGAKRPEAL
- a CDS encoding DUF1501 domain-containing protein, with product MHSPLPLEKQIDLARRQFFTSSASGIGLLALASLLREHGALADESVDRAHDPLAPKPPHFAPKAKRCIFFLPEGAPSHIDLYDPKPKLQAMHGEKLPDSMTEKVRFAFIKKETAVLWGSPRKFTAHGECGMELSDYLPHIGQCADDIALVRSMHTDAFNHHPAQLMLMSGVPRFGRPSVGSWLTYGLGSESANLPGYVVLTAGRGGSAGVSNWSSGFLPSTYQGVLFRDKGTPVLNLASPAGVTQEMQSRDLQALSELNAQHLAEAGDGEIASRIAAYELAFRMQSAAPELVDLSQETQATLDMYGCDRPEPSIKSSRGGGPDVHQRFARNCLLARRMVERGVRFVTLVHSSWDHHSNLDDELAYCTSMADQPMAALLKDLKQRGMLDDTLVVFASEFGRTPLAENRGGKMPEKAGRDHHPFAFSLWMAGGGIKGGTVYGKTDEIGWSVVENPVHMNDFHATILHLFGFDHKKLVVPFKGLDVRLTDQGGKVVQPLLR
- a CDS encoding PSD1 and planctomycete cytochrome C domain-containing protein is translated as MTSPLNHSLHRPLALLVAMLLATYAGTSSAEEPSQSALPKVDYAREIEPLLRRSCYSCHGSEVQESGLRLDDRARAMMGGDLGPVIAAGKSADSRLARVLDGSDDELEQMPPEGKGKPLSAGEVALIRRWIDEGATWPQSDATKPVGSDHWAWQPLVVHEVDQQLLAGRGAARENFIDDWVQQRLAREKIAPAPAAPKHTQLRRVYFDLLGLLPTPEEAAKFTSSTAPDAYEQLLDRLLASPHFGERWGRHWLDLARYADSDGYEKDKPREFAFRYRDWVIESLNSDLPFDQFAQLQIAGDMLATPADPQGTIASGFHRNTLHNAEGGIDPEEDRTKKTVDRINTVGSVFLGLTVGCAQCHTHKYDPITQREYFSLYAMFNSADEVNPDVPRASDQEQLAKAMHAYEKRLKKLESDLAQWDAEQLALAIERWETSTKTDEKLLEKLPENLRAILARDAAARSDADREVMAQHVRDNDAERAKLAKEIADHRAKRPALRIEAKVQSLVERKAPRETRLHIRGDFLSPGDVVQPGTPAALPKLSPRGSTADRIDLAHWMTSDASPLVARVLVNRVWLHLFGKGLVTSSDDFGKQGSPPTHPELLDALAADFIEHDWSLKHLLRTIMRSHTYRQSSVARPELMAIDPDNSLLARQVRRRIEAELIRDISLAAAGDLATQIGGASVRPPQPAEYASLTYAGSAKWTESTGSDRYRRGMYTFFQRTSPYPMLMTFDCPDSNETSPRRQISNTPLQALTLFNDPVFYEAAAGLARRVQRDVPAAESSKTEAGDAPLAEQIERQRIDRLVLICLARPASSSEAATLAKLVDAQRTASLAAGHDPQRAEQEAWHHASRVMLNLDQFMTRE
- the eboE gene encoding metabolite traffic protein EboE; this translates as MITRVAGKQVAAASSIGYCTNVHAGHGLAGMRESLEKYAVQVREKFAPTQMMGVGLWMSAPVAQQLRETDGVAEFRTWLRENGLKPYTVNGFPYGDFHQPVVKHEVYKPTWWDRERLDYTCLLADILDELLEPGEYGSISTLPLGWPTPEVGDEQLQIAGEHLRTVARHLAGIEQRTGRLMSVCIEPEPGCLLDEATDMVEFFQTHLLGSADDDLVRRHLRICHDVCHSAVMFEPQREAFRLYRDAGIEVGKMQVSSAVILDFDRLAGGEREAALEQLAAFHEPRYLHQTTVMREGKRVLYTDLAEAIAAERHNLTGCWRTHFHVPIFLPCFGYLSTSQSDIREALTAAREMSTCEHFEVETYAWGVLPDELRRGALADGIADELRWLAANRG